A DNA window from Ornithobacterium rhinotracheale DSM 15997 contains the following coding sequences:
- a CDS encoding DUF3164 family protein, producing MSLENLTTEELAAELKRREQEKAGERKAYKDLVNEELPRIAGMLKTLSQNISQVKLFAFENLKILLETKNEVFGVKDTQQSHTFSDEKGNSITYGFRIIDNWDDSVTAGIQKVRDFLQSLAKDDNSANLVKVIQRLLKQDSKGNLKASRVIELTKLAEEINNEEFLDAVNIIRQAYKPQRSAFFVDASYTDAQGKKVNIPLSISAVDFPEGTNVDDLFPVNEKYEA from the coding sequence ATGAGCTTAGAAAATTTAACCACAGAAGAATTGGCGGCGGAGCTTAAACGCCGAGAGCAAGAGAAAGCAGGCGAAAGAAAAGCCTACAAAGATTTAGTAAACGAAGAATTACCGCGAATTGCGGGAATGTTGAAGACTTTAAGCCAAAACATTAGCCAAGTCAAATTGTTTGCCTTTGAGAACTTAAAAATATTGTTAGAGACTAAAAATGAAGTTTTTGGCGTAAAAGATACGCAGCAGTCGCACACCTTTAGTGATGAAAAAGGCAACAGCATAACTTATGGTTTTCGGATAATTGACAATTGGGATGATAGCGTAACTGCCGGTATTCAGAAAGTGAGGGATTTTTTGCAAAGCCTGGCAAAGGATGATAACTCTGCTAATTTGGTGAAAGTAATCCAAAGGCTACTCAAGCAAGACAGCAAAGGCAATTTGAAGGCTAGCCGAGTAATTGAACTCACAAAATTAGCAGAGGAAATAAACAACGAGGAATTTCTTGACGCTGTAAACATTATCCGCCAAGCTTATAAGCCACAGCGTTCTGCCTTTTTCGTAGACGCTAGCTATACCGACGCACAGGGCAAAAAAGTGAATATTCCGCTTTCAATTTCAGCGGTTGATTTTCCAGAGGGGACGAATGTAGATGATTTATTTCCAGTAAACGAAAAATACGAGGCGTAA
- a CDS encoding P-loop NTPase family protein, with translation MAKSELEIPRYYTHEDIEKARFNEFEFTGEWGRHLGKPERTGSLLIYGGSGHGKTTYALQLMKYLCSFERVFYNSAEEGLRASFKRSVNLNNLKEVAGKYVMQKEKYDDMVKRLDRKRQPKIVFVDSVQYVFRGKKDTDYFELIEKFPETLFIFISQMQKGEPKGAIADAIKWDAQSVIRVIDFKAYIEKSRIGGDELTPYTINKNKAQERELKLLQKG, from the coding sequence ATGGCTAAAAGTGAATTAGAAATACCCCGCTACTACACCCACGAAGATATTGAAAAAGCAAGATTTAATGAATTTGAATTTACTGGAGAGTGGGGGAGGCATTTAGGTAAGCCAGAGCGTACAGGTAGTCTTTTAATTTATGGTGGTTCTGGGCATGGCAAAACAACCTATGCGCTCCAGCTAATGAAGTATTTGTGCAGCTTTGAAAGAGTGTTTTACAATTCAGCGGAAGAGGGCTTGAGAGCCAGTTTTAAACGCTCTGTCAATCTGAATAATCTAAAAGAAGTCGCTGGAAAGTATGTAATGCAAAAAGAGAAATACGATGATATGGTAAAACGACTAGACAGAAAAAGACAGCCTAAAATAGTTTTTGTTGATAGTGTGCAGTATGTGTTCAGAGGTAAAAAGGATACAGACTATTTTGAACTTATAGAAAAATTCCCAGAGACATTGTTCATTTTCATTTCTCAGATGCAGAAAGGGGAGCCTAAAGGTGCTATTGCCGATGCTATTAAGTGGGATGCCCAAAGTGTAATAAGAGTAATAGACTTTAAGGCTTATATAGAAAAATCAAGGATTGGAGGCGATGAGCTTACCCCTTACACCATCAACAAAAATAAAGCACAAGAACGAGAACTTAAATTGTTACAAAAAGGATAA
- a CDS encoding AAA family ATPase, whose amino-acid sequence MITTELKKRIIEAVKNNLPNYKNAEKHAQALGVNSSQYSKIFTGGDVDYSLADAKWINIARRLGVQLKEETPWVTVKTETYEYVYSQLEACQTRSISAILCDLAGIGKTHTAKQYVKENRNAIYIDCSQVKSKQKLIRKIAQEFGIIYTGRYADVYEDLVFYVKQLEMPLVILDEAGDLDYPAFLELKALWNATEYACGWYMMGADGLREKINRQKNLNKVGYTEIFDRYGNDFKKVSPDVKEALEEFYLKQIAQVSKANHSTLTPKQMFAKTKGSLRKVRIEIEKQRLLNNG is encoded by the coding sequence ATGATAACCACAGAGCTAAAAAAACGAATAATTGAAGCCGTTAAAAATAATTTACCAAATTACAAGAATGCTGAAAAGCACGCACAGGCATTGGGCGTAAATTCTAGCCAGTATTCTAAAATTTTCACGGGTGGAGATGTAGACTACTCTTTGGCCGACGCGAAATGGATAAACATAGCTAGAAGATTAGGCGTTCAGTTAAAAGAAGAAACACCATGGGTTACCGTGAAAACTGAAACATACGAGTATGTGTATAGTCAATTAGAAGCCTGCCAAACGCGCAGTATCTCGGCTATCCTTTGTGATTTGGCAGGTATCGGGAAAACACACACGGCAAAACAGTATGTAAAAGAAAATCGCAATGCTATATACATTGATTGCTCTCAAGTGAAAAGTAAACAGAAACTCATTAGAAAAATAGCGCAAGAGTTCGGGATAATTTATACTGGACGATACGCAGATGTTTATGAGGATCTTGTTTTTTATGTCAAGCAATTAGAAATGCCACTTGTGATATTAGATGAGGCTGGAGATTTGGACTATCCTGCGTTTTTAGAGCTAAAAGCTTTATGGAATGCTACCGAGTACGCATGTGGCTGGTATATGATGGGTGCTGATGGTCTGAGAGAAAAAATCAACCGGCAAAAGAACCTAAACAAAGTGGGCTACACCGAAATATTTGACCGCTACGGCAACGATTTTAAAAAAGTGAGCCCCGATGTAAAAGAAGCTTTGGAGGAGTTCTATTTAAAACAAATAGCACAGGTGTCAAAAGCTAACCATTCGACGCTAACACCAAAGCAAATGTTTGCCAAAACGAAAGGCAGTTTAAGAAAGGTTAGAATTGAAATTGAAAAACAAAGATTATTAAATAATGGCTAA
- a CDS encoding antA/AntB antirepressor family protein, translating to MMTNLIKITEKNGENTVSAKDLHQFLGSNEQFGKWIKRMLGYGYTQGVDYETLALLVPAGEHNKAWTKDYVLTLDTAKEIAMLQRSKKGREIRRYFIEVEKTARKQFVQMPKSLNVYGMEALPYDWWLLQNGYSVSSGQRNARIRKHPEHFYKGTNGWYINKLYAEALLAIKLGKEKLQQVQALPQVLQVEMF from the coding sequence ATGATGACAAATTTAATCAAAATCACAGAGAAAAACGGAGAAAATACCGTGAGCGCAAAAGACCTACACCAGTTTCTTGGAAGTAACGAGCAATTCGGGAAATGGATTAAAAGAATGCTCGGTTATGGTTACACGCAAGGTGTTGATTATGAAACGTTAGCCCTTTTAGTCCCAGCGGGTGAACATAATAAAGCATGGACAAAAGATTATGTTTTGACTTTGGACACTGCAAAGGAAATCGCCATGCTCCAAAGAAGTAAAAAAGGTAGAGAAATCCGCCGATACTTTATAGAAGTAGAAAAAACAGCAAGAAAACAATTTGTACAAATGCCAAAATCGCTCAATGTATATGGAATGGAGGCTTTGCCTTATGACTGGTGGTTGTTGCAAAACGGCTACTCCGTGAGCTCTGGGCAAAGAAACGCACGCATACGCAAGCATCCAGAGCACTTTTACAAAGGCACCAATGGCTGGTACATTAATAAGCTGTACGCTGAGGCACTCCTTGCCATTAAACTGGGCAAAGAGAAATTGCAACAAGTGCAAGCCCTGCCCCAAGTGTTACAAGTAGAAATGTTTTAA
- a CDS encoding Rha family transcriptional regulator gives MNNLSIKDTMSSREIAQIAGKRHTEVLRSIRNMERGWVKVSGRNFALAEYLDEQGKPRPQYELTKTECLYIATKFNDEARARLVLRWEALETKKQEEPVLIGNDNRKQRMELIELIRANLLRGDVVAVACENGFSRTRCENVMRHRVFHPEIVKALYDKAMERKKLLGIPMSEMIDNLNQ, from the coding sequence ATGAACAATTTAAGCATTAAAGACACAATGAGCAGTAGAGAAATTGCTCAGATAGCTGGAAAAAGACACACAGAAGTGTTGAGGTCTATCCGAAATATGGAAAGAGGATGGGTAAAAGTTAGCGGACGCAATTTTGCGTTGGCTGAATATTTAGACGAACAAGGCAAGCCGAGACCACAATATGAATTAACGAAAACCGAGTGCTTGTACATCGCCACAAAGTTCAATGATGAGGCAAGGGCGAGATTGGTTCTTCGCTGGGAGGCTTTGGAAACAAAAAAACAGGAAGAACCTGTTTTAATTGGTAACGACAACCGAAAGCAGAGAATGGAACTTATTGAACTTATTCGTGCTAATCTATTGCGTGGTGATGTGGTTGCAGTGGCTTGTGAAAATGGATTTAGTCGCACACGATGCGAAAATGTAATGAGACACCGTGTGTTTCACCCTGAAATTGTAAAAGCCTTATATGATAAGGCGATGGAGCGTAAGAAATTACTCGGCATTCCAATGAGTGAAATGATTGACAATTTAAATCAATAA
- a CDS encoding helix-turn-helix domain-containing protein gives MDKKLILREIKKHLGYTKDGDFADFLGIKQNTLSNWKSRNTIDYDLIISKCENIDANWLLTGKGEMLKSPAKQESHPQQAAEPIAIYQKAPIPPVPSHWERQVASLQKEVAYLQRENQHLQEWLKDKDKVIKALEEKESTRIQELEEEIARLTQENHAIKSQPQNRKTG, from the coding sequence ATGGATAAAAAACTGATTTTAAGGGAGATAAAAAAACATTTAGGATACACAAAAGATGGTGATTTTGCCGATTTTTTAGGCATAAAACAAAATACTTTATCAAATTGGAAATCACGAAATACGATAGATTATGACTTAATTATCTCAAAATGTGAAAATATAGATGCCAATTGGCTCCTAACAGGCAAAGGCGAAATGCTTAAATCCCCCGCAAAGCAAGAAAGCCACCCACAGCAAGCAGCAGAGCCTATTGCTATTTACCAAAAAGCACCTATCCCCCCAGTGCCATCACACTGGGAGAGGCAAGTTGCATCCCTACAAAAAGAAGTTGCTTACCTACAAAGAGAAAACCAGCATTTGCAAGAGTGGCTAAAAGATAAAGACAAGGTAATAAAAGCCTTAGAAGAAAAAGAGAGTACCCGCATTCAAGAATTAGAGGAGGAGATCGCTCGCCTTACTCAAGAGAACCATGCCATTAAAAGCCAGCCACAAAATAGAAAAACAGGGTAA
- a CDS encoding TolC family protein has product MKISLGQPWNSNVNATLTQVLFNQSVFTGLKAARSTKEFYMLNKELTDEQIIEKVAHAYFQVYQTQQKLNNLESNLALTEKTVKVIQGQSEAGLARKIDLDRANVTLNNLKSSQQQLVNAVQIAQNALKFMVGLSMDTQIQLPEDTFAPSILALNEQADLSKRTEVQVIEKQLELLEWQKKANQAEYYPSAALVANYGWLGQGKKMPWWHGEEDKVYWSDLASIGLNVKIPIFNGFSIKSKVKQSEIDILSAKAGLKDTKLALEMAYKNATEQMKNTAISIDVQQENVKLAENVLTNTQNNYQYGLATLTDLLDSERALADAKNNLTNAKLDYKLAEIEYLKAQGNLKSLIK; this is encoded by the coding sequence ATGAAAATTTCGCTTGGGCAACCGTGGAACTCCAATGTAAATGCGACTTTGACACAGGTGCTTTTTAATCAATCGGTGTTTACGGGATTAAAGGCTGCACGCTCTACAAAGGAATTTTATATGCTAAATAAAGAATTAACCGATGAGCAAATCATCGAAAAAGTGGCGCATGCATATTTTCAGGTGTACCAAACGCAGCAAAAACTTAACAACTTGGAAAGTAATTTAGCTTTAACCGAAAAAACGGTAAAGGTAATCCAAGGTCAATCTGAGGCGGGACTGGCAAGAAAAATTGATTTAGATAGAGCCAATGTTACGCTCAATAACTTAAAATCGTCGCAGCAACAATTGGTGAATGCTGTGCAAATTGCACAAAACGCTTTAAAATTCATGGTGGGATTGTCGATGGATACACAGATTCAATTGCCAGAAGATACTTTTGCGCCATCTATTTTAGCCTTGAATGAGCAAGCGGATTTAAGCAAAAGAACCGAAGTGCAAGTCATTGAAAAACAACTTGAATTGCTCGAGTGGCAGAAAAAAGCAAATCAAGCCGAATATTATCCTTCAGCGGCGTTGGTTGCCAATTATGGTTGGTTAGGTCAAGGGAAAAAAATGCCTTGGTGGCACGGCGAAGAAGATAAAGTATATTGGTCGGATTTAGCCTCGATAGGATTAAATGTGAAAATTCCGATTTTTAATGGTTTTTCAATTAAATCAAAAGTAAAACAAAGTGAAATCGATATTTTGTCGGCAAAAGCGGGGTTAAAAGATACCAAACTTGCACTAGAAATGGCATATAAAAACGCAACAGAGCAAATGAAAAATACTGCCATAAGTATCGATGTTCAGCAAGAAAATGTAAAGCTTGCCGAAAATGTTTTGACCAATACGCAAAACAATTATCAATACGGGCTGGCGACGCTTACCGATTTATTGGATTCGGAGCGTGCTCTTGCCGACGCCAAAAACAATTTAACCAATGCTAAATTAGATTATAAATTAGCCGAAATCGAATATTTAAAAGCGCAAGGAAACCTAAAATCTTTAATTAAATAA
- a CDS encoding efflux RND transporter periplasmic adaptor subunit, translating into MKKLVIPVIIIIALIVGVFFILKGNKKSNEEKVAIVKTENSRVAVQVAKVKEDHLSGQFSANGTFVPEKETTVSPEMGGQVVAIYVDEGSYVRAGQTIAKLKGDKVNVGLDASRAQLDNAKAALVNAESQLARFEAAYKTGGVTDQQVDQMRLQVKQLQSQVKSAQAGVRNAQLSSGDTNVVAKVSGIVNRKLVETGAVVGAGTPIVQIVNISSLKLKVNVDESLVTKLHVGDVVSVKPTVLNEPIQGKITFIAPMSDGALKFPVEITVNNKDQRLKAGMYAVANFDQNGEGDAPVLVIPREAFVGSVSQNQVFQVVDSTAELKTIQSGRNLGDVVEVLSGLKLGDVVVTSGQINLENGTKVKIIK; encoded by the coding sequence ATGAAAAAATTAGTTATTCCTGTTATAATTATCATTGCACTCATCGTTGGTGTGTTTTTTATCCTAAAAGGAAATAAGAAAAGCAACGAGGAAAAAGTAGCAATTGTAAAAACTGAAAACAGCCGTGTAGCTGTGCAAGTGGCAAAAGTAAAAGAAGATCATTTGTCGGGGCAATTTTCGGCAAACGGAACATTTGTTCCAGAAAAAGAAACCACTGTGAGCCCAGAAATGGGAGGGCAAGTAGTTGCAATTTATGTAGATGAAGGTAGCTATGTGCGTGCGGGGCAAACAATTGCTAAATTGAAAGGAGATAAAGTAAATGTAGGTTTAGATGCTTCTCGAGCTCAGTTGGATAATGCTAAAGCAGCTTTGGTGAATGCAGAGTCGCAATTAGCGAGATTTGAGGCGGCTTATAAAACGGGCGGAGTTACCGATCAGCAAGTGGATCAAATGCGCTTGCAAGTAAAGCAATTGCAATCTCAAGTGAAAAGTGCTCAAGCGGGCGTGAGAAATGCACAATTGAGTAGTGGCGATACCAATGTTGTTGCCAAAGTGAGCGGAATTGTAAACCGCAAATTAGTAGAAACAGGTGCCGTTGTAGGAGCGGGAACTCCAATCGTGCAAATCGTAAATATTTCAAGTTTAAAATTAAAAGTAAATGTAGATGAATCTTTGGTAACAAAATTACATGTAGGAGATGTGGTGAGCGTGAAACCTACCGTATTGAACGAGCCAATTCAAGGGAAAATTACATTTATTGCTCCAATGTCAGACGGGGCTTTGAAATTCCCAGTGGAAATTACGGTAAATAACAAAGATCAAAGATTAAAAGCGGGAATGTATGCCGTAGCTAATTTTGATCAAAATGGGGAAGGAGATGCGCCTGTACTTGTGATTCCGAGAGAAGCATTTGTGGGGTCTGTGAGCCAAAATCAAGTGTTTCAAGTGGTGGATAGTACGGCTGAACTTAAAACCATTCAAAGTGGTAGAAATTTAGGAGATGTGGTAGAGGTGCTTTCTGGGTTAAAGCTTGGCGATGTTGTTGTAACAAGTGGTCAAATCAACCTTGAAAATGGTACTAAAGTAAAAATCATAAAGTAA
- a CDS encoding efflux RND transporter permease subunit, giving the protein MKLAEISIKRPSIVIVMLALALIAGFYSYKQLSYELVPNIETKVVTVATVYPGASPAEIENTVTKKVEDAVSTLENVKKIQAKSYESLSVVIIQFANEANVDNALNEAQRKINAIRSELPEGVKEPSLSKFSLSDLPIMSIGITSNLSNTDLYDLVKDQIQPQFSRIPGVSSVNIVGGNEREIRVSLDPAKLEGYGLTVPQVQQILMASNMDFPTGNLKTRKNSTLIRLSGKFSSVQQMRNLVIASHNGVNIKLSDIADVQETQKEVEKLARINEDNTLLLQIQKQTDANAVEVSSLVKEKMKSVEEQYKDQGVKIQLASDTSEFTLTAANNVIHDLYIAVALVAFVMLFFLHSLRNALMVMVSIPASLIATFIGLYVLGYTLNLMSLLALSLVVGILVDDAIVVIENIHRHMEMGKNKVRAAYDGASEIGFTVTAITTVIVVVFLPIAMSSGLVSDIVRQFCVTVVIATMLSLLMSFTVVPWLFSRFGKLEHISNKNIFGRIINTFEKGLKAFTHWMTDILKWCLGHKLITIVVTGVMFFSIVPLFKYGFVGTEFFPGVDKGEFIVQIEMNKDASLQETNFMTQKAEDYILKQPEVKTAITTVGQVSSGGMGASQATAYKSEISVQLRDDVKRDESEIYAAKLKRQLQQVLVGAKIKTIPVGLMGANQAPLQLVVTADNLDDAMDFAVEAMEILKGIDGSSEVELSVEDGTPEINVEVDRDKMAALGLNVATVGQTMRTAFAGNTDNKFRQGQNEYDINLQFQEGSRENIDDVKNLIFVNSQGQQIKLMQFANVSYASGPSLLERNDKAPSVTINSQVVGRSSGAISKEWESRLSEIQAKPGVHYKWSGMQENQKEGFGTLGIALMAAIMLVYMVMVVLYNDFAKPFIVLLSVPLSFIGAIWALALTNMSLNIFTILGLIMLIGLVAKNAILLVDFANHRVEKGEDTITALIQANHARLRPILMTTIAMVFGMIPIALATGGAAKMNNGLAIVIIGGLLSSLFLTLVIVPVVYLTFDLIGKRINKNKQKPDYGALMKADYDHKNIKEEYEF; this is encoded by the coding sequence ATGAAATTAGCAGAAATAAGTATAAAACGACCCAGCATCGTAATCGTGATGCTTGCCTTAGCACTCATCGCGGGGTTTTATAGCTACAAGCAGCTAAGTTATGAGCTTGTGCCAAATATCGAGACCAAAGTAGTTACGGTGGCAACTGTGTATCCAGGGGCTTCTCCTGCGGAGATAGAAAACACGGTGACCAAAAAGGTGGAAGATGCAGTTTCTACCTTGGAGAATGTGAAGAAAATTCAGGCTAAATCATATGAAAGTTTGTCGGTGGTGATTATTCAGTTTGCCAATGAGGCAAATGTGGATAATGCGTTGAACGAAGCACAGCGTAAAATCAATGCCATTCGTTCAGAATTACCAGAAGGGGTAAAAGAACCATCGCTTTCTAAATTCTCATTGTCGGATTTGCCGATTATGAGTATTGGGATTACTTCTAATTTGTCTAATACAGATTTGTATGATTTGGTAAAAGATCAAATTCAGCCACAATTTTCAAGAATCCCAGGGGTGTCTTCAGTAAACATTGTGGGTGGAAACGAGCGCGAAATCCGTGTAAGTCTTGATCCTGCTAAATTGGAAGGTTATGGGCTCACTGTGCCGCAAGTGCAACAAATCTTGATGGCGTCTAATATGGATTTCCCTACGGGTAACTTAAAGACAAGAAAAAACAGTACATTGATTAGACTTTCTGGTAAGTTTAGCTCTGTTCAGCAAATGAGAAATTTGGTAATCGCTTCTCATAATGGCGTGAATATTAAACTTTCAGATATTGCAGATGTGCAAGAAACACAGAAAGAAGTAGAGAAACTGGCTAGAATTAATGAAGACAATACGCTTTTGCTTCAAATCCAAAAACAAACAGACGCCAATGCGGTGGAAGTGAGTAGTTTGGTGAAAGAAAAAATGAAAAGCGTAGAAGAGCAATATAAAGACCAAGGAGTGAAAATTCAGTTGGCAAGCGATACGAGCGAGTTTACTTTAACTGCGGCAAACAATGTAATTCACGATTTGTATATTGCGGTTGCTTTGGTGGCATTTGTGATGTTGTTCTTCTTGCATAGTTTGCGTAATGCGTTGATGGTGATGGTTTCCATTCCTGCATCGTTGATTGCTACATTCATCGGTTTGTATGTTTTAGGTTATACTTTAAACTTGATGAGTTTGTTGGCGTTATCGTTGGTGGTAGGTATTTTGGTAGACGATGCCATCGTGGTTATCGAAAATATTCACCGCCATATGGAAATGGGAAAAAACAAAGTGCGAGCAGCCTATGATGGAGCCTCTGAAATTGGATTTACCGTAACGGCAATCACCACCGTAATTGTGGTAGTGTTCTTGCCAATTGCAATGAGCTCTGGTTTGGTATCCGATATTGTGAGACAATTCTGTGTTACGGTAGTTATCGCTACCATGTTGTCATTGCTTATGTCCTTTACCGTTGTGCCGTGGTTGTTCTCTCGTTTTGGTAAGCTAGAGCACATTAGCAACAAAAATATTTTTGGAAGAATCATCAATACATTTGAAAAAGGACTTAAAGCCTTCACGCATTGGATGACCGATATTTTAAAATGGTGTTTAGGACATAAATTAATCACAATTGTGGTAACGGGTGTTATGTTCTTCAGCATTGTACCTTTATTTAAATATGGTTTTGTGGGAACAGAATTTTTCCCTGGCGTAGACAAAGGAGAATTTATTGTTCAAATCGAAATGAACAAAGATGCGTCTTTGCAAGAAACCAATTTTATGACACAAAAGGCAGAAGATTATATTTTAAAACAACCAGAAGTTAAAACAGCCATCACCACGGTGGGGCAGGTAAGTAGTGGCGGAATGGGGGCATCTCAAGCTACGGCATATAAATCAGAAATTAGCGTTCAGTTGAGAGACGATGTGAAGCGTGATGAATCAGAAATTTATGCCGCTAAATTAAAACGCCAACTTCAGCAAGTTTTAGTCGGGGCAAAAATCAAAACCATACCAGTGGGATTGATGGGAGCAAACCAAGCACCGCTTCAATTAGTGGTTACGGCAGATAATTTAGACGATGCGATGGATTTTGCTGTAGAAGCCATGGAGATATTAAAGGGTATTGATGGTAGTTCAGAGGTAGAACTTTCAGTAGAAGATGGTACGCCAGAGATTAATGTAGAGGTAGATCGAGATAAAATGGCGGCTTTAGGATTAAATGTTGCAACTGTGGGGCAAACCATGCGTACAGCTTTTGCGGGAAATACCGATAATAAATTCCGCCAAGGGCAAAACGAATACGACATCAATCTCCAATTCCAAGAAGGAAGTAGAGAAAACATTGACGATGTGAAAAATCTAATTTTTGTAAATTCACAAGGGCAACAGATCAAATTAATGCAATTTGCAAATGTAAGTTATGCTTCGGGACCAAGTTTGCTCGAGCGAAACGATAAAGCCCCATCGGTTACGATCAACTCACAAGTCGTAGGTCGATCCTCAGGAGCCATTTCCAAAGAATGGGAATCAAGATTATCCGAAATTCAGGCAAAACCAGGAGTGCATTACAAATGGAGCGGAATGCAGGAAAATCAAAAAGAAGGATTTGGAACCTTAGGAATTGCGCTCATGGCAGCCATCATGTTGGTGTACATGGTCATGGTAGTGTTGTATAATGACTTTGCTAAACCATTCATTGTATTGCTTTCAGTGCCATTGTCATTCATCGGAGCCATTTGGGCATTAGCTTTAACCAATATGAGTTTGAATATCTTTACCATTTTAGGTTTAATTATGTTGATTGGTCTTGTAGCTAAAAACGCAATTTTGTTAGTAGATTTTGCCAATCACCGAGTAGAAAAAGGGGAAGATACCATAACCGCGTTGATTCAGGCAAACCATGCGCGTCTCCGTCCAATCTTGATGACGACCATAGCCATGGTGTTTGGTATGATTCCAATTGCATTAGCAACTGGTGGTGCCGCAAAAATGAACAACGGTTTGGCGATTGTCATCATTGGAGGTTTGTTGTCATCATTGTTTTTAACATTGGTAATTGTTCCCGTGGTGTATCTTACCTTTGATTTAATCGGTAAGCGAATCAATAAAAACAAGCAAAAACCAGATTATGGAGCCTTGATGAAGGCAGATTATGACCACAAAAACATAAAAGAAGAATACGAATTCTAG